In one Terriglobales bacterium genomic region, the following are encoded:
- a CDS encoding alkaline phosphatase family protein, which produces MRTGIRSVSLPRVVNRAALLAFVSLAWATPQVQAQLPKAGHVVVVVEGTRDYSDVFHTTMPYLDSLATQYGYASNYYANTTPQIGNSMMMTTGAVAANSNSYTGTVSSDNLVRQLLVLGKTWKSYAESLPSAGYTGGDVTPYVKYRNPFAYFTDVANSTNQKSNLAPFSQFATDLNNGTLPNLSWVVPNLSNSANWGTRAVADTWLKNNIGPLLANPAFKADGVLIILFEQALTDTTNGGGKVYAVVVSPAFSKTGYISKTFYQHQSLLRTVLGLLGGSVYPGSASTAPAMTEFFKAPAPAPTATLSASPASITAGQSSTLTWSTTNATSVTLNGSAVATSGSKTVSPTSTTTYTLTATGAGGTVTKNVTVTTASQPTPAPTATVSANPMTLTAGGSTTLTWSSTNATSATLNGSAVATSGSQTVSPSATTTYTLSVTGAGGSASSNVTVTVTVSVPPPTTHSATLNWTDPNPSGITSYKVYRAAGTLNSTGASVASCGTLAVLSTVSAPTKTYTDSAVTAGAGYCYAVSAVSSVAESAKSGTVMAVIPGGTTSPTPPSSTPGPAPAYVQSNHAATSGSTACSVAYPASNAAGNLLVFVVRMTGTGRTVTVNDSAGNTLWKQAAKIDQTTDGHGLAVWYAWNSKAGANTVTGAVSGAGTTLRCQALEYSGVLSTADPLDKVAAVSSGPVLNTTPDSGATPATTQASELLFGAASVANTPAISAGTDGNGHGMIIRQNTSSEKVGAEDVTVSAAQAARATFTLSSSDYWLGIVAAFKGK; this is translated from the coding sequence ATGCGCACTGGTATCCGAAGCGTTTCGCTGCCGCGGGTCGTCAATCGGGCCGCGCTCCTGGCTTTCGTATCGCTGGCCTGGGCCACCCCCCAGGTCCAAGCCCAGCTCCCCAAGGCCGGCCACGTTGTGGTCGTGGTGGAAGGCACCCGAGACTACTCCGACGTGTTCCATACCACCATGCCGTACCTCGACAGTTTGGCGACGCAGTATGGCTACGCTTCCAACTACTACGCCAATACCACCCCTCAGATCGGCAACTCGATGATGATGACCACCGGCGCCGTCGCCGCCAACAGCAACAGCTACACGGGCACCGTGTCGTCCGACAACCTGGTCCGACAGCTCCTGGTGCTGGGCAAGACGTGGAAGTCCTACGCGGAAAGCCTGCCCTCGGCCGGCTACACCGGCGGCGATGTCACGCCTTATGTGAAGTACCGCAATCCTTTCGCGTACTTCACCGACGTCGCAAACTCGACGAACCAGAAATCAAACCTGGCGCCGTTCTCGCAATTCGCCACCGACCTGAACAACGGCACGCTGCCAAACCTGAGCTGGGTGGTTCCTAATCTTAGTAATTCGGCGAACTGGGGTACCCGCGCCGTCGCCGACACCTGGCTCAAGAACAACATCGGGCCGCTGCTCGCGAATCCCGCGTTCAAGGCCGACGGCGTGCTCATCATTCTCTTCGAACAGGCGCTCACCGACACAACCAACGGTGGCGGCAAAGTGTATGCCGTTGTCGTCAGCCCGGCGTTCTCTAAGACCGGCTATATTTCCAAAACCTTCTATCAGCACCAGAGCCTTCTCCGGACCGTTCTGGGACTGCTCGGCGGCAGCGTGTATCCGGGCAGCGCCTCCACGGCCCCGGCGATGACCGAGTTCTTCAAGGCCCCCGCCCCTGCGCCGACCGCGACGCTCTCGGCCAGTCCCGCCAGCATCACCGCCGGACAATCCAGCACTCTTACCTGGAGCACAACAAACGCGACCAGCGTGACCCTGAACGGGAGCGCGGTAGCGACCTCGGGCAGCAAGACGGTATCGCCGACCAGCACCACCACCTACACGCTAACCGCGACTGGCGCAGGGGGCACGGTCACAAAGAACGTCACCGTGACGACGGCTAGCCAGCCCACGCCCGCACCCACGGCGACAGTCAGCGCCAACCCCATGACCCTCACCGCTGGCGGAAGCACCACCCTGACCTGGAGCAGCACCAACGCCACTTCAGCTACGCTGAACGGGTCGGCGGTAGCGACGAGCGGAAGTCAGACGGTCAGCCCATCGGCCACCACAACGTACACCTTGTCGGTGACTGGCGCAGGCGGCTCGGCGAGCTCGAACGTGACTGTGACCGTAACTGTCAGCGTTCCGCCACCCACCACGCACTCGGCCACGCTCAACTGGACCGACCCGAACCCTTCCGGCATCACCAGTTACAAGGTCTATCGCGCGGCGGGCACGCTCAACAGCACCGGCGCCAGCGTTGCCTCATGCGGCACGCTCGCCGTCCTGAGCACCGTCTCCGCGCCGACCAAGACCTATACCGACAGCGCCGTCACCGCGGGCGCGGGATACTGCTATGCCGTCAGCGCGGTCAGCTCGGTCGCCGAGAGCGCCAAGTCGGGTACCGTGATGGCGGTCATCCCCGGCGGGACGACGTCGCCGACGCCACCATCTTCCACGCCGGGCCCAGCGCCGGCCTACGTTCAGTCCAATCACGCGGCTACTTCCGGATCGACGGCGTGCAGCGTCGCCTACCCTGCCAGCAACGCCGCCGGCAACCTGCTCGTTTTCGTTGTCCGCATGACCGGCACCGGCCGGACGGTCACTGTGAACGACTCGGCCGGCAATACGCTGTGGAAGCAGGCTGCCAAAATCGACCAGACCACTGACGGGCATGGGCTCGCCGTGTGGTATGCGTGGAATTCGAAAGCGGGCGCCAACACCGTGACCGGCGCGGTTTCCGGCGCCGGGACGACGCTGCGCTGCCAGGCGCTGGAATACTCCGGCGTGCTTTCCACGGCCGACCCGCTCGACAAGGTCGCCGCCGTGTCCTCGGGCCCGGTTCTCAACACCACGCCGGATTCCGGCGCGACCCCCGCGACGACGCAGGCATCCGAACTGCTGTTCGGAGCGGCGTCAGTCGCCAACACACCGGCGATCAGCGCCGGAACCGACGGCAATGGTCACGGCATGATCATTCGCCAGAACACGTCGTCGGAGAAGGTCGGCGCCGAAGACGTCACGGTGAGCGCGGCGCAGGCGGCGCGGGCGACGTTCACGCTCAGCAGCAGTGATTACTGGCTGGGCATCGTGGCCGCGTTCAAAGGCAAGTAG
- a CDS encoding dehydrogenase E1 component subunit alpha/beta yields MATTKAEPKAQRAGEPVAAAPPKGAGREGTPAKEPKPGEKTYEGLTRKQLVDAYRLMYTSRRVDDREILLKRQQRIFFQISGAGHEALLVAAGFALKPAYDWFYAYYRDRALCLALGMTPLEMLLQAVGAAGDPNSGGRQMPSHWGHKKLNIVTRSSPTGTQFLQAVGCAEAGRYFTRHPEAAEKKPGSYREFKDVIFHGDEVVYVSGGDGTTSQGEFWESLNSASIGKLPMLYLIEDNEYAISVPVEAQTAGGNISRLVSQFPHFYFAEVDGTDPVASYAVIKKAVDHVRAGNGPAFVHGHVIRPYSHSLSDDERLYRPDAERQKDAARDPITRMQMFLIRENILDEAGINRLEKEVDEEVQHAAGEALAAAPPTKDSILRFIYSPDLDPASSAFATEPAPPKAGKGGEAQAPPAKTMADLINACLKDEMRRDDRIVVFGEDVADCTRQQYLDQKLIKGKGGVFKLTSGLQCDFGSDRVFNSPLAEATIVGRAVGMATRGLKPVVEIQFFDYIWPAMHQLRNELPLIRWRSNNAFSAPAVVRVAIGGYLTGGAIYHSQCGESIFTHTPGMRVVFPSNALDANGLLRTAIRCDDPVMFLEHKRLYRETYGRAPYPGPDYMIPFGKAKVVKPGTQMTVVTYGAVVPRALQAAQRIEREQGLSVELIDLRSLNPYDWEAIASSVRKTSRVIVAYEDTLSWGYGAEIAARIADELFEDLDAPVRRVAAMDTFVAYQPLLEDEILPQADDLYEAMQQLSQF; encoded by the coding sequence ATGGCCACAACCAAAGCAGAGCCCAAAGCGCAGCGCGCCGGCGAACCGGTTGCGGCTGCGCCGCCGAAGGGTGCGGGCCGGGAGGGCACGCCCGCCAAGGAACCCAAGCCGGGCGAGAAAACCTACGAAGGACTGACCCGCAAGCAGCTCGTGGATGCGTATCGGCTGATGTACACCTCGCGCCGGGTGGACGATCGCGAGATTCTGCTCAAGCGTCAGCAGAGAATCTTCTTCCAGATATCGGGCGCCGGCCACGAAGCGCTGCTGGTGGCGGCGGGATTTGCTCTGAAGCCCGCCTACGACTGGTTCTACGCCTACTACCGCGATCGCGCGCTCTGCCTCGCGCTGGGCATGACGCCGCTGGAGATGCTGCTCCAGGCCGTGGGCGCCGCCGGCGATCCCAACTCCGGCGGACGCCAGATGCCGTCGCACTGGGGCCACAAGAAACTCAACATCGTGACCCGCTCCTCGCCGACGGGCACGCAATTCCTGCAGGCCGTGGGCTGCGCCGAGGCCGGCCGTTACTTCACGCGGCATCCCGAGGCGGCGGAGAAGAAGCCGGGCAGCTATCGCGAATTCAAAGACGTTATTTTCCACGGGGATGAAGTGGTCTACGTCTCCGGCGGCGATGGAACCACCAGCCAGGGCGAGTTCTGGGAGTCGCTGAACAGCGCTTCGATCGGCAAGCTGCCGATGCTCTACCTGATCGAAGACAACGAGTACGCGATTTCGGTTCCGGTGGAAGCGCAGACTGCCGGCGGCAACATCTCGAGGCTGGTCTCGCAGTTCCCGCACTTCTACTTTGCCGAGGTGGACGGGACCGATCCGGTCGCAAGCTACGCGGTGATTAAGAAGGCAGTGGACCACGTCCGCGCCGGCAACGGTCCGGCGTTCGTGCACGGGCATGTGATCCGTCCGTACTCGCATTCGCTCTCCGACGACGAGCGGCTTTACCGTCCCGATGCCGAGCGGCAGAAGGACGCCGCGCGCGACCCGATCACGCGCATGCAGATGTTCCTTATCCGCGAGAACATCCTGGACGAGGCGGGAATCAACCGTCTGGAAAAGGAAGTGGACGAGGAGGTGCAACACGCCGCCGGGGAAGCACTGGCGGCCGCGCCGCCCACGAAAGATTCCATCTTGCGCTTCATCTATTCGCCCGACCTTGATCCGGCCTCATCCGCGTTCGCGACCGAGCCTGCGCCGCCGAAAGCGGGGAAGGGCGGCGAGGCGCAAGCGCCGCCGGCCAAGACGATGGCGGACCTGATCAACGCCTGCCTGAAGGACGAAATGCGGCGTGACGACCGCATTGTCGTGTTCGGCGAGGACGTGGCCGACTGCACGCGCCAGCAGTATCTGGACCAGAAGCTGATCAAGGGCAAGGGCGGCGTCTTCAAGCTCACGTCGGGGCTGCAATGCGATTTCGGAAGCGACCGCGTGTTCAACTCGCCGCTGGCCGAGGCCACTATCGTGGGACGCGCCGTCGGAATGGCCACGCGCGGGCTCAAGCCGGTGGTGGAAATCCAGTTCTTCGACTATATCTGGCCGGCGATGCACCAGTTGCGCAACGAGCTGCCGCTGATTCGCTGGCGCTCGAACAACGCGTTCTCGGCGCCCGCGGTGGTGCGCGTCGCGATTGGCGGATACCTGACCGGCGGCGCCATCTATCACTCGCAGTGCGGCGAAAGCATCTTCACGCACACGCCGGGCATGCGCGTCGTGTTTCCCTCGAACGCGCTCGACGCCAACGGCCTGCTGCGCACCGCCATCCGCTGCGACGACCCGGTCATGTTCCTGGAGCACAAGCGGTTGTATCGCGAGACCTATGGGCGCGCGCCGTATCCCGGACCGGACTACATGATCCCGTTTGGCAAAGCGAAAGTCGTCAAGCCCGGCACGCAGATGACGGTCGTTACTTATGGCGCGGTCGTGCCGCGCGCGTTGCAGGCGGCGCAGCGCATCGAGCGCGAGCAAGGCCTCAGCGTGGAGCTGATCGATTTGCGGTCTTTGAACCCCTACGACTGGGAGGCGATCGCAAGTTCGGTGCGCAAGACGAGCCGCGTGATCGTCGCCTACGAAGACACGCTCAGCTGGGGCTACGGCGCCGAGATCGCCGCGCGCATCGCCGACGAGCTGTTCGAGGACCTGGACGCGCCGGTGCGCCGCGTGGCGGCAATGGACACGTTTGTCGCGTACCAGCCGTTGCTGGAAGACGAGATACTTCCGCAGGCGGATGACCTGTACGAAGCCATGCAGCAGCTCTCGCAATTCTGA
- a CDS encoding saccharopine dehydrogenase C-terminal domain-containing protein, which produces MNLLVIGSGMMGSAAAFDMARATQVTSITLADLDARRAREAATRVNRLARNKKVRPAQLDASSEKAVRKLMREHQAALSAVPYFFNLGLAHAAIDAGCHFADLGGNNTVVREELALGRKAEKRGVAIAPDCGLSPGMASILAGELMRRIGGKASALKIYVGGLPERPHPPFEYQLVFSVEGLINEYVEPVRVLHDGRAKEIEPLTEPEPFRIAGYPVELVAFHTSGGASTLPETFAGAVGECWEKTLRTPGHYEMVRSLYDLGLFSSDKRKFGKVELAPREMMARLFEEKFAGSEPDVVILRVEAHPPKRRGLRAIFGGAEEPAPKVLAFTVLDRYDRTSGMTAMMRTTAWPASIVTQMLASGAIARRGGIRQELDVPADRFLAEMEARGIRIKYSEEG; this is translated from the coding sequence ATGAACCTGCTCGTAATCGGCTCTGGAATGATGGGCTCGGCCGCCGCCTTCGACATGGCGCGCGCCACACAGGTCACATCCATCACGCTGGCTGACCTGGACGCGCGCCGCGCGCGCGAGGCCGCCACGCGTGTGAACCGCCTCGCGCGCAATAAGAAAGTACGGCCGGCTCAGCTCGATGCGTCTTCGGAAAAAGCGGTGCGCAAGCTCATGCGCGAGCACCAGGCCGCGCTTTCGGCCGTGCCCTACTTCTTCAACCTCGGGCTGGCCCACGCCGCCATTGACGCCGGCTGCCACTTCGCCGATCTGGGCGGCAACAACACGGTGGTCCGCGAAGAACTCGCGCTCGGACGCAAGGCCGAGAAGCGCGGCGTGGCCATCGCGCCCGACTGCGGCCTGTCGCCCGGCATGGCTTCGATCCTGGCGGGCGAGCTGATGCGGCGCATCGGCGGGAAAGCGTCGGCGCTGAAGATTTACGTCGGCGGGCTGCCCGAGCGTCCGCATCCGCCGTTTGAGTACCAGCTTGTCTTTTCCGTCGAGGGGCTGATCAACGAGTACGTGGAGCCGGTGCGCGTGCTGCACGACGGCCGGGCCAAGGAAATCGAGCCGCTCACCGAGCCCGAGCCGTTCCGCATCGCCGGATATCCGGTGGAGCTGGTGGCCTTCCACACCTCCGGCGGCGCCTCCACGCTGCCGGAAACTTTCGCCGGCGCGGTGGGCGAGTGCTGGGAAAAAACGCTGCGCACGCCGGGACACTACGAGATGGTGCGGTCTCTTTACGATCTGGGACTGTTCTCCAGCGACAAGCGCAAGTTCGGCAAGGTGGAGCTGGCGCCGCGCGAGATGATGGCGCGCCTGTTCGAAGAAAAGTTCGCGGGTAGCGAGCCTGACGTGGTGATTCTTCGCGTTGAGGCGCACCCACCCAAGCGGCGCGGCCTGCGCGCGATTTTCGGCGGCGCCGAGGAGCCCGCGCCCAAGGTGCTGGCGTTCACCGTCCTTGATCGCTACGACCGGACTTCCGGCATGACGGCGATGATGCGCACCACGGCGTGGCCGGCCTCGATCGTCACCCAGATGCTGGCCTCCGGCGCCATCGCGCGGCGCGGCGGCATCCGGCAGGAACTCGATGTCCCCGCCGACCGCTTCCTCGCCGAAATGGAAGCGCGCGGCATCCGCATCAAGTATTCGGAGGAAGGGTGA
- a CDS encoding DoxX family protein, with amino-acid sequence MTRYLNRLQPLGLLVMRVVLGVIMVAHAWQKVTGGRNLTATVSSWGWPWWLGYVSTYTELIGGALLVVGLLTRVWGLGLTINMVVAIWKVHWKNGLIGQGSIEFPLALAAIAFALIWLGAGPLSIDYLFFGEPGGARPAKAAKK; translated from the coding sequence GTGACGCGCTACCTGAACCGTTTGCAGCCGCTCGGCCTGCTGGTGATGCGCGTGGTGCTGGGCGTCATCATGGTGGCCCACGCCTGGCAGAAGGTCACCGGCGGGCGCAACCTCACCGCCACCGTCTCGAGCTGGGGATGGCCGTGGTGGCTGGGCTATGTTTCCACTTACACCGAACTGATCGGCGGCGCGTTGCTCGTCGTCGGCCTGCTCACCCGCGTTTGGGGCCTCGGCCTCACGATTAACATGGTGGTCGCCATCTGGAAAGTCCACTGGAAAAATGGACTCATCGGGCAGGGCTCCATCGAGTTCCCGCTGGCGCTGGCGGCGATTGCCTTCGCGCTGATTTGGCTGGGTGCGGGACCGCTTTCGATTGATTACCTGTTCTTCGGCGAGCCAGGCGGCGCGCGGCCAGCGAAGGCGGCGAAGAAGTAG
- a CDS encoding amino acid permease, whose translation MNSISAAEPHAAVAEREPPKLIRGLTLTDTILLLVGGSVGSGVFLTARDIAGNVSHPAIFLLVWVAGAVITLFACFACAELGTMFPEAGGQYVYVREAFGDLVAFLYGWMIFAVMMGGGNATISMGFAHYFSALVPALGGDRVLMRIGGWQLTGLHLIAISANALITWVNMIGLRKAVTLQNVANWMKFAAIAAFVVLGFAIGKGSWSHFTAASVAALPSMGMWPALSRFGVALIAVFWAYDGWEFVSWAAGEVKDPRRNLPRALLVGVICVAAIYISMNAAYLYALPLRGIAEGEETTARAAAVALFSPAIGQWLSALIALSCFGALSCSTLSGARVHYAMAKDGLFFKSVAKVHPKWHTPVNSLILQFIWSAILTLTGRYEQLFTYTMFMTVLGYTFTVAGLFALRWKRPNAERPYRCTGYPALPGLYVIVTAIWALNVVWQRPVESLAGIGIVALGIPGYLYWRRNRAVAQ comes from the coding sequence ATGAACTCCATCTCCGCCGCTGAACCACACGCCGCAGTCGCCGAACGCGAGCCGCCCAAACTCATCCGCGGACTCACGCTGACGGACACCATCCTGCTTCTCGTCGGCGGCTCGGTCGGCTCAGGCGTCTTCCTGACGGCGCGCGACATTGCCGGCAATGTTTCGCATCCGGCGATTTTCCTGCTGGTCTGGGTCGCCGGAGCGGTGATCACGCTGTTCGCCTGCTTCGCCTGCGCCGAACTGGGCACGATGTTCCCCGAGGCCGGCGGGCAGTACGTGTACGTCCGCGAGGCCTTCGGTGATCTCGTCGCCTTTCTCTACGGCTGGATGATCTTTGCGGTCATGATGGGCGGGGGCAACGCCACCATCTCCATGGGCTTCGCGCACTACTTCAGCGCGCTCGTTCCCGCCCTGGGTGGCGATCGCGTGCTGATGCGGATTGGCGGCTGGCAACTCACCGGACTTCATCTCATCGCGATCTCCGCCAATGCGCTCATCACGTGGGTCAACATGATCGGCCTTCGCAAAGCGGTGACCTTGCAGAACGTGGCCAACTGGATGAAGTTTGCCGCCATCGCGGCCTTCGTGGTGCTCGGCTTCGCCATCGGCAAGGGCTCGTGGTCGCACTTCACGGCGGCGTCGGTGGCGGCGCTGCCGTCCATGGGAATGTGGCCGGCGCTATCCCGCTTCGGCGTGGCGCTCATCGCCGTCTTCTGGGCCTACGACGGATGGGAATTCGTGAGCTGGGCGGCGGGCGAAGTGAAAGACCCGCGCCGCAACCTGCCGCGCGCGCTGCTGGTCGGCGTGATCTGCGTGGCCGCAATCTACATCAGCATGAATGCGGCATACCTGTACGCGCTGCCGCTCCGCGGGATCGCGGAAGGCGAAGAGACGACCGCCCGCGCCGCCGCGGTCGCGTTGTTTTCACCCGCAATCGGGCAGTGGCTCTCAGCCCTGATCGCGCTCTCCTGCTTTGGCGCGCTCTCTTGCAGCACGCTGAGCGGAGCGCGCGTGCACTACGCCATGGCGAAAGACGGGCTGTTTTTCAAGTCGGTCGCCAAGGTGCATCCGAAGTGGCACACGCCGGTGAACAGCCTGATTCTTCAATTCATCTGGAGCGCCATCCTCACGCTCACCGGCCGCTACGAGCAGCTTTTCACCTACACCATGTTTATGACCGTGCTGGGATACACATTCACCGTGGCCGGCCTGTTCGCGCTGCGCTGGAAGCGTCCCAATGCCGAGCGTCCGTATCGCTGCACCGGATACCCGGCGCTGCCGGGACTGTACGTGATCGTTACGGCGATCTGGGCGCTGAACGTGGTGTGGCAGCGGCCGGTGGAGTCGCTGGCGGGAATTGGAATCGTCGCGCTGGGGATTCCGGGATACCTTTACTGGCGGCGCAATCGGGCCGTGGCGCAGTAG
- a CDS encoding class I SAM-dependent methyltransferase — MAAITPDDKLREEFNKWAEAGKGEEMERHHLDITEKTIRQMELRAGERVLDLGCGAGWASRILARLVGDGPEGFGQVVGLDISDEMIRRARAASRDFDNLMFVWGSAQQIPWEENFFDKVLSVESFYYYPEQERVLAELFRVMAPRGRLFILINLYRDNPYSLRWIEELKVPVHARSKDEYVQLLRANAFQDVEAFQIPDDTPTPDEYTGRWFKNADELRDFKRIGALLLVARKPDVRNPGPAYQIY; from the coding sequence ATGGCTGCCATCACACCCGACGACAAGCTGCGCGAAGAGTTCAACAAGTGGGCCGAGGCGGGCAAAGGCGAGGAGATGGAGCGCCATCACCTCGACATTACCGAGAAGACCATCCGGCAGATGGAGCTGCGCGCGGGCGAGCGCGTGCTCGATCTGGGCTGCGGCGCGGGATGGGCCTCGCGCATCCTGGCGCGCCTGGTGGGCGACGGGCCGGAGGGGTTCGGGCAGGTGGTCGGCCTGGACATCTCCGATGAAATGATCCGCCGCGCCCGCGCCGCCTCGCGCGACTTCGACAACCTGATGTTCGTGTGGGGCTCGGCGCAGCAGATCCCGTGGGAAGAAAACTTCTTCGACAAAGTGCTCTCGGTCGAATCCTTTTATTACTACCCCGAGCAGGAGCGCGTGCTGGCCGAACTGTTTCGCGTGATGGCGCCGCGCGGGCGCCTGTTCATCCTCATCAACCTGTATAGGGACAATCCCTACTCGCTGCGCTGGATAGAGGAGCTGAAGGTGCCGGTGCACGCGCGCTCCAAAGACGAGTACGTGCAGTTGCTCCGCGCCAACGCCTTCCAAGACGTGGAGGCCTTCCAGATTCCCGACGACACGCCCACGCCCGACGAATACACCGGCCGCTGGTTTAAGAACGCGGACGAGTTGCGCGACTTCAAGCGCATCGGCGCGCTGCTTCTGGTGGCAAGGAAGCCGGACGTACGGAATCCCGGGCCGGCGTATCAGATTTACTAG
- a CDS encoding cold-shock protein produces the protein MEQGTVKWFNDAKGYGFITRQSGEDVFVHFSAIQASGFRSLQEGQTVQFSVTKGPKGFQAENVQPV, from the coding sequence ATGGAACAAGGAACAGTAAAGTGGTTCAACGACGCCAAGGGTTACGGTTTCATCACGCGCCAGAGCGGCGAAGACGTTTTCGTGCACTTCTCGGCCATCCAGGCGAGCGGCTTCCGCTCCCTCCAGGAAGGCCAGACCGTGCAGTTCAGCGTGACCAAGGGACCGAAGGGCTTCCAGGCTGAGAACGTTCAGCCCGTCTAA